From the genome of Miscanthus floridulus cultivar M001 chromosome 10, ASM1932011v1, whole genome shotgun sequence, one region includes:
- the LOC136485477 gene encoding uncharacterized protein, translating into MASVNETPAGASTTTAFDGGKCIVNIANIPTLNGTNHRVWREKYELELALGEVDFAITSPCPTEPEDPVRGDNESDADFASRKRDHAEIRMKYDLEHRQWTLSNRKCLLVAKATIEEQIRGSIPECATAKEYLEKIKSQFTGSTKATASSLIKKLVNEKFTGGSIREHILKMNTTASKLKEMNLKEEDFLIHLIFASLPKEYDTFIVNYNMQPERWGIERLISMCAQEEERIKSSQGESAHFVKDNKRKNFNGKNSKPQGKPKWDKSSSSSS; encoded by the exons atggcgtccgtcaacgaaaccccggccggagcttcTACAACTACGGCATTTGACG gaggcaaatgcattgtgaatattgccaacatcccgacactcaacggaaccaatcaccgtgtgtggcgggagaaatatgaattggaacttgcgttgggagaggtcgattttgccatcacctcaccgtgtcctactgagccagaggacccggtgagaggtgacaatgaatctgacgctgatttcgcttctcgaaagcgtgatcatgctgaaataagaatgaaatatgaccttgaacataggcaatggactctctccaaccgcaagtgcctgttggtagccaaagccaccatagaagaacagataaggggctcaatccctgaatgtgctactgctaaagaatatcttgagaaaatcaagagtcagtttactgggtctaccaaggccacagcaagttcactgattaagaagcttgtgaatgagaaattcactggtggtagcataagagagcacattttgaagatgaacactacggcatctaagctaaaagaaatgaatttgaaggaggaggatttcctaattcatttgatttttgcttctttgccaaaagaatatgacaccttcattgtaaactataatatgcagcctgaaagatggggcatagaaagactcatctcaatgtgtgctcaagaagaggagaggataaagtcctcacaaggtgaatctgctcattttgtgaaggacaacaaaagaaagaactttaatggcaagaattctaaaccacaagggaaacctaagtgggataagtcctcctcctccagttcatag